One Zeugodacus cucurbitae isolate PBARC_wt_2022May chromosome 3, idZeuCucr1.2, whole genome shotgun sequence genomic region harbors:
- the LOC105215077 gene encoding fibrinogen-like protein A: MFRNFLNILLFYILIFQIGYCLSDNTEQNATLKCEKLLIANRVPKLSSCVEAAGNSRNNGVYHIQLQNLDIDDLKVFCVEDVDFGGWLVIQRRQNDSVDFYRNWMDYKEGFGDLTGNYWIGLEKLHVLTSDCEQELYVHMRRRNGKEYYAKYREFVIAAESESYALKKLGKYSGNAGDSFGGHVGMKFSTYDRDNDIYEENCAEIYKGGWWFSNCYLSHLNGRYGDDNAGVNWIEIERDESLAFAQMMIRPTRNCMRKLMLRNLNAGA; the protein is encoded by the exons ATGTTTCGTAACTTTTTGAAtatattgctattttatatcttgatttttcaaatcggttacTGTTTAAGTGATAATACTGAACAAAATGCTACGCTAAAATGCGAAAAGCTATTAATTGCAAACCG CGTACCAAAATTATCGAGTTGTGTTGAAGCAGCAGGTAACAGCAGGAACAATGGCGTATACCATATTCAGTTACAAAATCTCGATATCGATGACTTGAAAGTGTTTTGTGTAGAAGACGTGGATTTCGGAGGATGGTTAGTTATACAGCGGCGTCAAAATGATTCCGtagatttttatagaaattggaTGGACTACAAGGAGGGATTTGGCGACCTAACGGGAAACTATTGGATCGGTTTGGAGAAACTACATGTGCTCACAAGCGACTGCGAACAGGAGTTATATGTTCATATGAGAAGACGTAATGGCAAGGAATACTATGCAAAATACAGGGAATTTGTTATTGCTGCAGAGTCAGAGAGCTACGCTTTGAAGAAATTGGGAAAGTATAGCGGCAATGCTGGCGATTCCTTCGGCGGACATGTGggaatgaaattttcaacttatgATCGTGATAATGATATATATGAAGAAAACTGTGCAGAGATATATAAAGGCGGTTGGTGGTTTTCAAATTGCTATCTCAG ccACCTAAATGGACGCTATGGCGACGATAATGCCGGTGTGAATTGGATTGAAATAGAAAGAGATGAATCATTAGCATTTGCTCAAATGATGATACGACCAACTCGAAATTGTATGAGAAAATTGATGTTGCGCAATTTAAATGCAGGTGCCTAA
- the LOC105215076 gene encoding ficolin-3-like, translating into MFRNFSNILLFFILIFQIRYSLSDNTEQNATDACTCDVEIDVVRKFMDDLEVAQKSGTKLESKMSNIEKLLIANRVPKLPTNCMEATGNSTKNGVYHIQLQNLDIDDLKVFCVEDVDFGGWLVIQRRQSDSVDFYRNWTDYKEGFGDLTGNYWIGLEKLHALTSDCEQELYIQMRRRNGKEYFAKYIQFVIAGESKSYALKKLGNYSGDAGDSFYGHVGMKFSTYDRDNDTRKGNCAKICKGAWWFKNCYFCHLNGRYGDDNAGVN; encoded by the exons ATGTTTCGTaacttttccaatattttgctattttttatctTGATTTTTCAAATCCGTTACTCTTTAAGTGATAATACTGAACAAAATGCAACGGACGCTTGCACTTGTGATGTGGAAATAGATGTTGTGCGGAAATTCATGGACGACTTGGAAGTTGCACAAAAGAGTGGAACCAAATTGGAGAGTAAAATGTCGAATATCGAAAAGCTATTAATTGCAAATCG CGTACCAAAATTACCAACGAATTGTATGGAAGCGACTGGTAACAGCACAAAGAATGGCGTATACCATATTCAGTTACAAAATCTCGATATCGACGACTTGAAGGTGTTTTGTGTAGAAGACGTGGATTTCGGAGGATGGTTAGTTATACAGAGGCGTCAAAGTGACTCCGTAGACTTTTATAGAAATTGGACGGACTATAAGGAGGGATTCGGCGACCTAACGGGTAACTATTGGATCGGTTTGGAGAAACTACATGCGCTCACAAGCGACTGCGAGCAGGAGTTATATATTCAAATGAGAAGACGTAATGGCAAGGAATactttgcaaaatatatacagtttgtTATTGCTGGGGAGTCAAAGAGCTACGCTTTGAAGAAATTGGGTAATTATAGCGGCGATGCTGGGGATTCCTTCTACGGACATGTGggaatgaaattttcaacttatgATCGTGATAATGATACACGTAAAGGGAATTGTGCAAAGATATGTAAAGGCGCTTGGTGGTTTAAAAATTGCTATTTCTG ccACCTAAATGGACGCTATGGCGACGATAATGCCGGTGTGAACTGA